A portion of the Bacteroides faecium genome contains these proteins:
- the mutS gene encoding DNA mismatch repair protein MutS, whose translation MMKQFLDLKAQHPDAVMLFRCGDFYETYSTDAIVASEILGITLTKRANGKGKTVEMAGFPHHALDTYLPKLVRAGKRVAICDQLEDPKMTKKLVKRGITELVTPGVSINDNVLNYKENNFLAAVHFGKASCGVAFLDISTGEFLTAEGPFDYVDKLLNNFAPKEILFERGKRLMFEGNFGSKFFTFELDDWVFTETTAREKLLKHFETKNLKGFGVEHLKNGIIASGAILQYLTMTQHTQIGHITSLARIEEDKYVRLDKFTVRSLELIGNMNDGGSSLINVIDRTISPMGARLLKRWMVFPLKDEKPINERLNVVEYFFRQPDFKELIEEQLHMIGDLERIISKVAVGRVSPREVVQLKVALQAIEPIKEACMEADNASLNRIGEQLNLCISIRDRIAKEINNDPPLLINKGGVIQNGVNADLDELRQISYSGKDYLLKIQQRESERTGIPSLKVAYNNVFGYYIEVRNVHKDKVPPEWIRKQTLVNAERYITQELKEYEEKILGAEDKILVLETQLYTDLVQALMEFIPQIQINANQIARLDCLLSFANVARENRYIRPIIEDNDVLDIRQGRHPVIEKQLPIGEKYIANDVMLDNTTQQIIIITGPNMAGKSALLRQTALITLLAQIGSFVPAESAHIGLVDKIFTRVGASDNISVGESTFMVEMNEAADILNNVSSRSLVLFDELGRGTSTYDGISIAWAIVEHIHEHPKAKARTLFATHYHELNEMEKSFKRIKNYNVSVKEVDNKVIFLRKLERGGSEHSFGIHVAKMAGMPKSIVKRANEILKQLESDNRQQGIAGKPLAEVSENRGGMQLSFFQLDDPILCQIRDEILNLDVNNLTPIEALNKLNDIKKIVRGK comes from the coding sequence ATGATGAAACAGTTTCTGGATTTGAAAGCACAACATCCGGATGCAGTGATGCTGTTTCGTTGCGGCGACTTTTATGAAACATATTCTACGGATGCCATCGTCGCATCCGAAATTTTAGGAATCACACTGACAAAACGTGCCAACGGAAAAGGAAAAACTGTTGAGATGGCGGGATTCCCCCACCATGCTCTCGATACATATCTCCCGAAACTGGTTCGTGCCGGAAAACGTGTCGCCATCTGTGACCAGTTGGAAGACCCGAAAATGACCAAGAAGTTGGTGAAACGGGGGATTACCGAACTGGTGACTCCGGGTGTTTCCATCAATGACAATGTATTAAATTATAAGGAGAACAACTTTCTGGCTGCCGTCCATTTCGGAAAGGCTTCCTGTGGAGTTGCTTTTCTCGATATATCTACCGGTGAATTTCTTACGGCGGAAGGCCCTTTTGACTATGTGGACAAACTGCTGAATAACTTCGCTCCGAAAGAGATTCTTTTTGAACGTGGCAAGCGCCTGATGTTTGAGGGAAATTTCGGCAGCAAGTTCTTTACCTTCGAGCTGGACGACTGGGTATTTACGGAGACTACTGCCCGTGAGAAGTTGCTGAAACATTTTGAAACGAAGAATCTGAAAGGGTTCGGCGTGGAGCATTTGAAGAATGGTATCATTGCTTCCGGTGCCATCCTGCAATACCTGACGATGACACAGCATACGCAGATTGGGCATATCACTTCTCTGGCTCGTATTGAGGAAGATAAATACGTTCGTCTGGATAAATTCACGGTGCGCAGCCTTGAGTTGATTGGTAATATGAATGATGGCGGAAGCAGCCTGATTAATGTCATCGACCGGACCATCAGCCCGATGGGTGCACGTCTGCTGAAACGTTGGATGGTCTTTCCGCTAAAAGATGAGAAGCCTATCAATGAACGGTTGAATGTCGTGGAGTATTTCTTCCGCCAACCGGACTTTAAGGAACTGATTGAAGAGCAGTTGCATATGATAGGAGACTTGGAACGTATCATTTCCAAAGTAGCCGTTGGGCGTGTATCACCTCGTGAAGTGGTGCAGTTGAAAGTTGCCTTGCAGGCTATCGAGCCGATAAAGGAGGCATGTATGGAAGCTGATAACGCCAGTCTGAACCGAATCGGCGAGCAACTGAATCTTTGTATTTCTATCCGTGACCGGATAGCCAAAGAGATTAATAATGACCCGCCATTATTGATTAATAAGGGTGGCGTGATTCAAAATGGGGTGAACGCGGATTTGGACGAGTTACGCCAAATCTCCTATTCCGGAAAAGATTACTTGCTCAAAATACAGCAGCGCGAAAGCGAACGGACGGGTATTCCGAGCTTGAAAGTAGCTTATAATAATGTATTCGGTTATTATATCGAAGTCCGTAATGTGCATAAGGATAAGGTTCCACCCGAATGGATTCGCAAACAGACGTTGGTCAACGCAGAGCGTTATATCACGCAGGAACTGAAAGAATACGAAGAGAAGATTTTGGGAGCGGAGGATAAGATTCTGGTTCTGGAAACGCAGCTATATACGGATTTGGTACAGGCATTGATGGAATTTATTCCTCAGATACAGATTAACGCGAATCAGATTGCCCGCCTGGACTGTCTTTTGTCATTCGCCAATGTGGCTCGTGAGAATCGTTATATCCGTCCGATTATTGAGGATAATGATGTACTGGATATTCGTCAGGGGCGTCATCCGGTGATTGAAAAGCAACTTCCGATTGGCGAGAAGTATATTGCCAATGATGTAATGCTGGACAACACTACCCAGCAGATTATCATAATAACTGGTCCCAATATGGCCGGTAAGTCGGCACTCCTGCGTCAGACTGCACTGATTACGTTACTGGCGCAAATCGGTTCGTTCGTTCCTGCCGAAAGTGCCCATATCGGACTGGTGGATAAGATATTTACCCGTGTGGGAGCGAGCGATAATATATCAGTCGGTGAATCTACATTCATGGTGGAGATGAACGAAGCGGCGGATATTCTGAACAATGTTTCTTCCCGAAGCCTGGTGCTGTTTGACGAACTGGGACGCGGTACTTCTACTTATGATGGTATTTCCATTGCTTGGGCGATTGTAGAACATATCCATGAACATCCGAAAGCGAAAGCACGTACTTTATTTGCTACGCACTACCATGAATTGAACGAGATGGAGAAATCCTTCAAGCGTATCAAGAACTATAATGTATCGGTGAAAGAAGTGGATAACAAGGTAATCTTCCTTCGTAAACTGGAACGTGGCGGCAGCGAACACTCCTTCGGTATTCATGTGGCAAAGATGGCGGGTATGCCGAAAAGCATTGTGAAACGTGCGAATGAGATATTGAAACAGCTTGAATCTGATAATCGTCAACAGGGAATAGCAGGCAAGCCATTGGCGGAAGTGAGCGAGAACCGTGGCGGTATGCAGTTGAGCTTCTTCCAGTTGGATGACCCGATTCTTTGTCAGATTCGTGATGAGATATTGAACTTGGATGTGAATAATCTCACTCCGATTGAAGCACTGAATAAGCTGAATGATATAAAGAAGATAGTCAGGGGGAAATAA
- a CDS encoding glycoside hydrolase family 2 protein produces the protein MKNRMIVLLFLLAGVIANSTFARDVVSFNTGWQFKRGPFSVEPMRASQQWESKWEEVTLPHTWNAKDMQQKADAFYEGTGYYRKRHFFGNELAGKRVFLRFEGVGACTEVYVNGKLVGTHKGGYGAFAFEIGTALKLDAENEIVVKADNTARPDVIPVNHSLFGVYGGIYRPVWLITTEQNNITVTDCASPGVYITQKNVSKRSADITVKVKLDNGSLTPAHLVLENSIYTQEGKKVSSRSLPLELTPQGTQSYTSTFKLSNPHLWQGREDPYLYKVVSRLLADGKVIDEIAQPLGIRHYEIVAGKGFYLNGEKYPMYGVTRHQDWWGLGSALTNREHDFDLAQIMDIGATTVRFAHYQQSDYLYSRCDTLGLIIWAEIPFVNRVTGYEAENAQTQLRELIRQSFNHPSIYVWGVHNEVYQPHEYTASLTQSLHDLAKTEDPDRYTAAVNGYGHAEHPVNQNADIQGMNRYFGWYEKKLQDIEPWVEGLEKNYPWQKLMLTEYGADANLDHQTEYLGDALNWSKPFYPETFQTKTHEYQWSVIAEHPYIIASYLWNMFDFAVPMWSRGSVPARNLKGLVTFDRKIKKDSYYWYKANWSKSPVLYLTQRRNSDRERQQTSVTVYSNIGTPKVYLNGKELAGIRKGYTDVHYVFDEVMLEKGKNKIKAVAIQDGKEYVDEIEWNYSGEKKRDADARENKKEHAGW, from the coding sequence ATGAAAAATAGAATGATTGTGCTTCTGTTTTTATTGGCAGGAGTCATTGCGAACAGTACATTTGCCCGTGACGTAGTCTCTTTCAATACCGGCTGGCAATTCAAACGGGGCCCTTTCTCTGTGGAACCTATGCGTGCTTCCCAGCAATGGGAGAGTAAATGGGAAGAAGTGACCCTTCCCCATACCTGGAATGCGAAAGATATGCAGCAGAAAGCCGATGCTTTTTACGAGGGTACCGGCTATTATAGGAAGAGGCATTTTTTTGGTAACGAATTAGCGGGTAAACGTGTCTTTCTTCGTTTCGAAGGTGTGGGAGCCTGTACCGAAGTCTATGTCAATGGAAAGTTGGTAGGCACGCATAAAGGTGGCTATGGCGCTTTCGCTTTCGAAATAGGCACGGCTTTGAAGCTGGATGCTGAGAATGAAATTGTCGTGAAAGCTGACAATACGGCCCGTCCCGATGTGATTCCCGTTAATCATAGCCTGTTTGGTGTGTATGGTGGTATTTATCGTCCTGTATGGCTGATAACGACGGAACAGAATAATATCACAGTGACTGATTGCGCTTCCCCCGGCGTATATATCACTCAGAAAAATGTATCGAAGCGCTCGGCGGACATTACTGTCAAAGTGAAATTGGACAATGGCAGCTTGACTCCTGCGCATCTTGTTTTGGAAAACAGCATTTATACGCAAGAAGGGAAGAAAGTAAGCTCCCGGAGTCTGCCGCTCGAACTGACTCCGCAAGGGACACAAAGTTATACATCGACCTTTAAGCTTTCTAATCCTCATCTTTGGCAAGGCAGGGAAGACCCCTATCTCTACAAAGTAGTTTCCCGTTTGCTTGCAGACGGTAAAGTGATTGATGAAATCGCGCAACCTTTGGGTATTCGTCATTATGAGATTGTTGCCGGAAAAGGGTTCTATCTGAATGGTGAGAAATATCCGATGTATGGTGTCACTCGTCATCAGGACTGGTGGGGGCTGGGCAGTGCACTGACCAACCGTGAGCATGATTTCGATTTGGCTCAGATTATGGATATTGGTGCTACTACTGTACGTTTCGCCCATTATCAGCAATCGGACTATCTTTATTCACGATGTGACACGTTAGGTCTGATTATTTGGGCTGAAATTCCCTTTGTCAATCGGGTGACAGGCTATGAAGCGGAGAATGCGCAAACACAACTCCGTGAATTGATTCGTCAGAGTTTTAATCATCCTTCCATTTATGTATGGGGGGTGCATAACGAAGTTTACCAACCTCATGAATACACGGCATCATTAACCCAGTCTCTTCACGACTTGGCAAAGACGGAAGACCCTGACCGTTATACGGCTGCTGTGAACGGTTACGGACATGCGGAGCATCCGGTGAACCAAAATGCGGATATACAGGGTATGAACCGTTATTTCGGCTGGTACGAAAAGAAGTTGCAGGACATCGAACCTTGGGTGGAAGGACTTGAAAAAAACTATCCCTGGCAGAAGTTGATGCTGACCGAATACGGGGCTGATGCCAATCTCGACCATCAGACTGAATATCTGGGGGATGCCTTAAACTGGAGCAAACCTTTCTATCCCGAAACTTTTCAGACGAAAACGCATGAATATCAGTGGAGCGTAATAGCCGAACATCCGTATATCATTGCTTCTTATCTGTGGAATATGTTCGACTTTGCCGTACCCATGTGGAGTCGTGGCAGCGTGCCTGCCCGCAACCTGAAAGGGCTGGTGACATTCGACCGGAAAATAAAGAAAGATTCCTATTACTGGTATAAAGCGAATTGGAGCAAATCTCCCGTACTTTATTTGACGCAACGTCGCAATTCTGATCGCGAACGTCAGCAGACTTCCGTCACCGTCTATTCGAATATCGGAACTCCCAAAGTCTACCTGAATGGTAAGGAATTGGCAGGTATCCGTAAGGGATATACGGATGTACATTATGTATTCGATGAAGTAATGCTTGAAAAAGGGAAAAACAAGATTAAAGCTGTCGCAATACAGGATGGAAAAGAATACGTTGACGAAATTGAGTGGAACTATTCGGGTGAAAAGAAACGGGATGCAGATGCCCGTGAAAATAAAAAGGAACATGCCGGATGGTAA
- a CDS encoding glycoside hydrolase family 88/105 protein, which yields MDLKRKAGIIIALLFAVSIQAQDMPFRKTEIKEMMKKVADWQIAHPNKGAEHGDLSWTNAVLYVGMLDWAELAEREDGNKDYFKWLTRIGSRNGWQPDKRMYHADDIAVSQVFIDLYRKYKNKYMLNPTIARTDWVMKNPPTDNFKLDYRKPETLERWTWCDALFMAPPVYTKLYVLTGDKKYIRFMNREFKATYDYLFDKEENLFYRDWRYFDQREANGQKVFWGRGNGWVLGGLVEILKELPAKDKNRKFYETLFVKLCSRVAGLQNADGFWHASLLDPASYPSPETSCTTFIVYALAYGINEGLLDKATFLPGLVKGWNAQVSAVDADGKLGYVQPIGADPKKVTRDMTEVYGVGAFLMGGCEIYKMAK from the coding sequence ATGGATCTGAAAAGAAAAGCAGGAATTATTATTGCCCTATTGTTTGCTGTCAGCATACAGGCGCAGGATATGCCCTTTCGCAAAACGGAAATAAAGGAAATGATGAAGAAAGTGGCCGACTGGCAAATTGCCCATCCAAACAAGGGAGCCGAACACGGTGACTTGAGTTGGACAAACGCTGTACTTTATGTCGGTATGCTTGACTGGGCGGAATTGGCAGAACGTGAGGACGGCAACAAGGATTATTTTAAATGGCTCACCCGCATAGGAAGCCGGAACGGATGGCAGCCGGACAAGAGAATGTATCATGCCGACGACATCGCTGTCTCACAAGTCTTTATTGACCTTTATCGGAAATACAAAAACAAGTATATGCTTAACCCTACCATTGCCCGTACGGACTGGGTGATGAAGAATCCGCCGACAGATAATTTCAAACTGGATTACCGCAAGCCTGAAACATTGGAGCGCTGGACTTGGTGTGATGCTCTTTTTATGGCTCCGCCGGTGTACACCAAGTTGTACGTACTGACAGGTGACAAAAAATATATCCGTTTCATGAACCGTGAATTTAAAGCTACTTACGATTATCTTTTCGATAAAGAGGAGAATCTTTTCTATCGTGACTGGCGATACTTTGACCAACGCGAAGCGAATGGTCAGAAAGTGTTTTGGGGGCGTGGCAACGGTTGGGTGCTTGGCGGACTGGTGGAGATATTGAAGGAACTTCCCGCAAAGGACAAAAACCGGAAGTTTTATGAAACGCTGTTCGTGAAGCTATGTTCCCGTGTGGCCGGTTTGCAGAATGCAGACGGATTCTGGCACGCAAGTCTGTTGGATCCTGCTTCTTATCCGTCGCCTGAAACAAGTTGTACAACATTTATCGTCTATGCCTTGGCTTACGGTATCAACGAAGGATTGCTGGATAAAGCTACTTTTCTTCCCGGCTTGGTGAAGGGATGGAATGCTCAGGTATCCGCTGTGGATGCGGACGGGAAGTTGGGATATGTCCAGCCTATCGGAGCCGATCCGAAGAAAGTGACGCGCGACATGACCGAAGTATATGGCGTGGGTGCTTTTCTGATGGGTGGATGTGAGATTTATAAGATGGCAAAGTAG
- a CDS encoding RagB/SusD family nutrient uptake outer membrane protein has protein sequence MKLNNKRTGIACMIGLAVLASSCSDWLDPKPLSFYTPEISFADYNGLKTGTDMLNRDVRYFDFYPTGGSADPCILSEYFFSDISVNGRTDAANSPQDLKRQITPSASLTGNGSQINNYWTYLYKGIKDANTLLTRSETAKFDNEDQRKEVEGLACFHRAYRYYRLVHQYGDIPFITEEITGPRYDFYSTRREAILRYLKNDLDRTAPYLKNNVYIGMVTQAAAYHLLTKINLALGEFDDAVESANKVINDGVHRLMTERFGIDKADNTKNVIWDLHQSANKSLPENKEVLYMVLDRYDAGEDIRSAAGLEIKRQVLPWFAKDGEIKTPDGKNGFTDNDATKNPYLEQYGRGVCTARSTWYHTHMIWTLDDTDLRHAPGNWIEMTDLVYNNPALKGTEWYGQPVRFKDDNGNILVNDTIRDWVGWPHYKTNVADQKDKWWRGGWADWYIFRIAETYLLRAEAYVWKGDAASLQKAADDVNEVRRRAKADELDASQMTIRTILDERARELYYEEPRKTELTRIAFIYAKTGKADDKGRTYRLDNFSEKNFFYDHIMDVTDFYNKGVKTPIGNEYTIAPHNVLWPIALNAISTNVQGHINQTPGYAGSENNIEPLDIDFSE, from the coding sequence ATGAAACTAAATAATAAGAGAACAGGCATTGCCTGTATGATTGGATTAGCTGTATTAGCAAGTAGTTGTTCGGATTGGCTGGACCCGAAGCCACTGTCATTCTATACGCCGGAAATTTCTTTTGCCGACTACAACGGTCTGAAGACCGGAACGGATATGTTGAACCGTGATGTCCGTTACTTCGACTTTTATCCCACAGGAGGCTCTGCCGACCCTTGTATCCTTTCTGAATATTTCTTCTCGGATATCAGTGTCAACGGCCGTACGGATGCGGCAAATTCTCCGCAGGACTTGAAGCGGCAGATTACGCCCAGTGCTTCACTGACAGGAAACGGCAGTCAGATTAATAACTACTGGACTTATCTGTATAAAGGTATTAAAGATGCCAACACGTTGCTGACCCGTTCAGAGACAGCCAAGTTTGACAATGAAGACCAGCGTAAGGAAGTAGAAGGACTGGCTTGCTTCCACCGTGCGTATCGTTACTACCGGTTGGTGCATCAGTATGGTGATATCCCGTTCATCACGGAAGAAATCACCGGCCCCCGTTATGACTTTTACTCAACGAGGCGCGAAGCCATTTTGCGCTATTTGAAGAATGACTTGGATCGTACGGCTCCCTATCTCAAGAACAACGTTTATATCGGCATGGTGACTCAGGCGGCAGCTTACCACCTGTTGACAAAGATAAATCTTGCATTGGGTGAATTTGACGATGCTGTCGAATCGGCAAATAAAGTTATCAACGACGGAGTCCACCGCTTGATGACGGAGCGTTTCGGTATCGATAAGGCCGATAATACCAAAAATGTAATCTGGGATTTGCACCAATCGGCCAATAAGTCACTGCCAGAGAATAAGGAAGTGCTCTATATGGTACTCGACCGTTATGACGCAGGTGAGGATATCCGTTCGGCTGCCGGACTGGAAATCAAGCGTCAGGTATTGCCCTGGTTTGCAAAGGACGGAGAAATCAAGACTCCCGATGGCAAGAATGGCTTTACTGATAATGATGCCACGAAAAATCCTTATCTGGAGCAATATGGTCGTGGAGTATGTACGGCACGTTCTACGTGGTATCACACACATATGATTTGGACACTGGACGACACAGATCTCCGTCATGCTCCCGGCAACTGGATAGAAATGACTGACTTGGTGTACAACAATCCTGCACTCAAAGGTACGGAATGGTATGGACAACCTGTTCGTTTCAAGGATGACAACGGAAATATTCTGGTAAATGATACAATCCGCGACTGGGTGGGATGGCCGCATTATAAGACCAATGTTGCCGACCAGAAGGATAAATGGTGGCGTGGCGGATGGGCCGACTGGTATATTTTCCGTATCGCCGAAACCTATTTGTTGCGTGCTGAGGCTTATGTTTGGAAAGGTGATGCTGCCAGTCTCCAAAAGGCTGCCGATGATGTGAATGAAGTGCGTCGCAGGGCGAAAGCCGACGAACTGGATGCCAGTCAGATGACTATCCGCACTATTCTTGACGAACGTGCCCGCGAACTTTATTATGAAGAACCGCGTAAGACGGAACTTACCCGTATAGCATTCATCTATGCCAAGACCGGAAAAGCCGATGACAAAGGCCGTACCTATCGTCTGGATAATTTCTCCGAAAAGAATTTCTTCTACGACCACATTATGGATGTGACGGATTTCTATAACAAAGGCGTGAAAACTCCGATTGGAAACGAATATACCATTGCGCCCCATAACGTATTGTGGCCGATAGCCTTGAATGCTATCTCTACCAATGTTCAGGGACATATCAACCAGACACCGGGATATGCAGGTTCGGAAAATAATATCGAACCGTTGGATATTGATTTCAGTGAATGA
- a CDS encoding SusC/RagA family TonB-linked outer membrane protein, giving the protein MNLKKHFALLTLLFFSVALSAQVKEKMITISFSKIPLSEAMARIEKTSGYTFFYDVTQVNVKQAVSLNVKRVPVSKAVEEMLKGIDLSFEVTSTQIALFPKKSSPAQAGKTTTIIGKVVDENGEPIIGANVLVTGTTTGVITDLDGNYKLEAPFGASLQVSYIGYTTQTVKAGQKSIIKMKEDSKTLEEVVVVGYGTMRKKDLTGAVASLKASDLEKEQPKTVQDMLRTGVAGLSVGIETDTKGNSSMMVRGKNNLRATDNDKSSLEPLIVLDGVIYSGQMTDINPNDIEQIDVLKDASSTAVYGAKAANGVVLITTKKGSNTKKPVINFSGTWGLSLVNSLPEVYEGEDFINFRRDVEVSKNPSKAATGYFNNPANMSNADLANWMGNDKGDPTSIWLTRLEFTNTEVENYLAGRLVDWRDVIYQDVALRQDYTVSVAGKKDEMSYYSSINYLKNESNVRGGGYSAIRARINLENKIQSFLTYGVNAQFTSRDEGYISNSSGNYNSLSPFGSLYEDDGVTLRQYPTGNNNQSNPLIAPAFQSKRNDIENLNAALYLKITLPLGFSIQTTYSPRFEWTNYLFHKAAASPDAGKQNGRVERKHTKDFYWQWDNMLKWNKTFGKHAFDFTFLANWEKFQRWHDEMTNENFLPTDELGYGGIGFGTTPNVSSDDIYRTGDAFMGRLHYVYDQRYLITATVRRDGYSAFGLANPRATFPAIALGWVFSEEKFLHRPDWFEYGKLRLSWGKNGNRAVGTYAAFMQLSPRKYIYVDPSTGELITSNTFYASTMANPNLKWESTTSWNAGMDLTFLQGRLSTSVDVYKKITTDLLVSRELPSLIGYSSVMSNIGEVQNTGVELSLNSTNIKIDKFTWRTSFNLAYNKNKITHLYGIMEDVKDADGNVIGQREADDIKNKRFIGHDIDEIWDYKVVGIWQEEDREEAAKYGQQPGDVHLLDKDMNYKYDNDDKEFMGTKMPRLRWSMRNDFTLFKNLNISFNMYSYIGHKQSLARFTNDNALLNVTNQIKRDYWTPENRNNEYPRLANKKPAGVSYSIYKNASFLRFDNISIGYTFPKKLIEPLRIQNLNVNATMKNAGYISGWPGYDPENSDKNTPRVIYFGINLTL; this is encoded by the coding sequence ATGAATTTAAAAAAGCATTTTGCACTTTTGACGCTATTATTTTTTAGCGTTGCACTTTCTGCACAAGTGAAAGAGAAGATGATAACGATAAGCTTCTCGAAGATTCCATTGTCCGAAGCTATGGCACGCATTGAGAAAACGAGCGGTTATACCTTCTTTTATGATGTAACACAGGTAAATGTGAAACAGGCGGTTAGCCTGAACGTGAAACGGGTTCCTGTCTCCAAGGCAGTAGAAGAGATGCTGAAAGGCATTGATTTGTCCTTTGAAGTGACAAGCACACAGATTGCCCTATTTCCCAAAAAGAGCAGTCCGGCACAGGCGGGAAAGACAACTACGATCATTGGTAAGGTAGTAGATGAAAACGGAGAACCTATTATCGGGGCTAACGTTCTGGTCACAGGCACGACGACAGGTGTGATTACCGATCTTGATGGTAATTACAAACTGGAAGCTCCTTTTGGCGCTTCCCTTCAAGTGTCGTATATCGGCTATACTACCCAAACAGTGAAAGCGGGACAGAAGTCTATCATTAAAATGAAGGAAGACTCCAAGACACTGGAAGAGGTGGTTGTGGTAGGTTACGGTACGATGAGGAAGAAAGACCTGACCGGAGCTGTAGCATCCCTGAAAGCCAGTGACCTTGAGAAAGAACAGCCAAAGACCGTTCAAGACATGCTCCGTACGGGGGTAGCCGGACTTTCGGTAGGTATCGAAACCGATACGAAAGGTAATTCCAGCATGATGGTTCGTGGTAAGAACAATTTGCGTGCGACTGATAATGATAAATCTTCTCTCGAGCCGTTGATTGTACTGGACGGAGTCATCTATTCGGGACAAATGACTGATATCAACCCTAACGACATCGAACAGATAGACGTATTGAAGGATGCCAGTTCTACAGCCGTCTACGGTGCGAAAGCGGCTAACGGCGTTGTATTGATTACTACCAAAAAAGGCTCGAACACGAAAAAGCCGGTTATCAATTTCAGTGGTACATGGGGGCTTTCACTAGTCAATTCCTTGCCTGAAGTTTACGAAGGAGAAGATTTCATCAACTTCCGCCGTGATGTGGAAGTGAGCAAGAATCCTTCGAAAGCAGCTACCGGATATTTCAATAATCCGGCCAATATGTCCAATGCGGATTTGGCAAACTGGATGGGCAATGACAAGGGTGACCCGACCAGTATTTGGTTAACACGTCTCGAATTTACCAATACGGAAGTGGAAAACTATCTGGCAGGACGCCTTGTCGATTGGCGCGATGTCATTTATCAGGATGTGGCGTTACGTCAGGACTACACGGTCAGCGTAGCAGGAAAAAAAGATGAAATGTCTTATTATTCATCTATCAACTACCTGAAAAACGAGAGTAACGTACGTGGTGGCGGATACAGTGCTATCCGTGCACGTATTAACCTGGAGAACAAAATACAAAGTTTCCTCACCTATGGCGTGAATGCACAGTTTACTTCACGTGACGAAGGATATATCAGTAACTCGTCCGGTAATTACAACTCTCTTTCTCCCTTCGGAAGCCTTTATGAAGACGATGGAGTGACTTTGAGACAATATCCTACCGGCAACAATAACCAAAGTAACCCGCTGATTGCTCCGGCTTTCCAAAGCAAACGCAATGATATTGAGAACCTGAATGCAGCCCTTTATTTGAAAATCACTCTTCCGCTGGGATTTTCTATCCAGACAACTTATTCTCCGCGTTTTGAGTGGACAAACTATCTCTTCCATAAAGCAGCCGCTTCTCCCGATGCCGGAAAACAGAACGGCCGTGTGGAACGCAAACATACGAAAGACTTTTATTGGCAATGGGATAATATGCTGAAATGGAACAAGACATTCGGCAAACATGCTTTTGACTTTACTTTCCTCGCCAACTGGGAGAAGTTCCAGCGTTGGCACGACGAGATGACCAATGAAAACTTCCTGCCTACTGACGAATTGGGATATGGAGGTATCGGCTTCGGAACAACTCCGAACGTATCCAGTGATGATATTTATCGTACTGGAGATGCGTTTATGGGACGTCTGCATTATGTATATGACCAACGCTACCTGATTACCGCTACCGTACGACGTGACGGATATTCGGCTTTCGGACTTGCCAATCCGCGCGCCACTTTCCCGGCCATTGCGTTGGGATGGGTCTTCTCCGAAGAGAAATTCCTGCACCGTCCCGATTGGTTTGAATATGGTAAACTGCGTCTCTCGTGGGGTAAGAACGGTAACCGTGCCGTAGGTACTTATGCTGCATTCATGCAATTGTCTCCACGCAAATACATCTATGTGGATCCGTCAACCGGTGAGTTAATTACCTCCAACACTTTCTACGCTTCTACCATGGCTAACCCCAACCTGAAATGGGAATCGACTACTTCATGGAATGCCGGTATGGACTTGACTTTCCTGCAAGGCAGACTGAGTACCAGCGTGGATGTGTACAAAAAGATTACAACCGACCTGCTTGTAAGCCGTGAGTTGCCTAGTTTGATTGGTTATAGCTCTGTTATGTCCAATATCGGTGAAGTACAGAATACCGGTGTCGAACTTTCATTGAACTCGACAAACATCAAGATAGACAAATTTACTTGGCGCACTTCTTTTAACCTCGCTTACAACAAGAACAAGATTACCCACCTGTACGGTATTATGGAAGACGTGAAAGATGCTGACGGTAATGTTATCGGCCAGCGTGAAGCGGACGATATCAAGAACAAGCGTTTCATCGGACACGATATTGATGAAATATGGGACTATAAAGTAGTGGGAATCTGGCAGGAAGAAGACCGTGAAGAGGCTGCCAAATACGGACAACAGCCGGGTGACGTTCATCTGTTGGATAAGGACATGAACTACAAATATGACAATGACGACAAGGAATTTATGGGAACCAAGATGCCGCGTCTTCGTTGGAGTATGCGCAATGATTTCACATTGTTCAAGAATCTCAATATCTCGTTCAATATGTACTCTTACATCGGGCATAAACAAAGCTTGGCGCGTTTCACCAACGACAATGCTTTGCTGAATGTAACGAATCAGATTAAGCGTGACTACTGGACACCGGAGAACCGTAACAACGAATATCCGCGACTGGCGAACAAGAAGCCGGCAGGAGTTTCATATTCGATTTATAAGAACGCTTCTTTCCTGCGTTTCGATAATATCTCTATCGGATATACTTTCCCGAAGAAGTTGATAGAACCGCTGAGAATCCAGAATCTGAATGTCAACGCGACGATGAAGAATGCGGGTTACATCTCCGGTTGGCCTGGTTACGACCCGGAAAACAGCGATAAGAATACCCCGAGAGTAATTTATTTTGGAATTAACTTGACTTTATAA